The following coding sequences are from one Paenibacillus stellifer window:
- a CDS encoding TetR-like C-terminal domain-containing protein has product MTKKALAECLKKRMEHTPLSKITVKQITDDCGVNRQTFYYHFHDLFELLGWIYKKEAVGSISAYRSYDTWTDGFCRIFLYIQNNRAFCCNTLESLGRNHLDAYLYAVTNELIMGVIDELAANMNVSVQDKQFIANFYTLAFSGLVIKWMRDGMRENPQAMIERLSVLLEGQFLTALSKYEHTLF; this is encoded by the coding sequence TTGACCAAAAAAGCGCTGGCCGAATGTCTGAAGAAAAGAATGGAGCATACCCCGCTGAGCAAAATAACCGTCAAGCAAATAACAGACGATTGCGGGGTCAACCGTCAAACGTTCTATTACCATTTTCACGATCTGTTCGAGCTGCTGGGCTGGATTTACAAGAAGGAGGCCGTTGGCAGCATCTCCGCTTACCGAAGCTATGATACCTGGACCGACGGGTTCTGCCGGATCTTTCTGTATATTCAGAATAACCGTGCATTCTGTTGCAATACGCTGGAATCGCTCGGCCGGAATCACCTGGATGCCTATCTGTATGCCGTGACGAATGAACTCATTATGGGCGTGATCGACGAGTTGGCCGCGAACATGAACGTCAGCGTGCAGGACAAGCAGTTTATCGCCAATTTCTATACGCTCGCTTTTAGCGGACTCGTTATTAAATGGATGAGGGATGGCATGAGGGAGAACCCGCAGGCTATGATCGAACGGCTGAGCGTTCTGCTTGAGGGGCAGTTCCTCACAGCGCTGAGCAAGTATGAGCATACGTTGTTCTGA
- a CDS encoding spore germination protein, translated as MGSWTQQYEAYKKKQSGNRPGLPGLGGPEGDSSHAQKQPISPVLQDNLDMLQSLLGDNGDFVIRSFQLFGRHEAALTFYSSIVDKANLLEHLLKPLMRETWPAEQDEDGPSELMELIWSRVTQLTRASTIKSLPELLTALSQGCVVLLAGTATEGLAFDLRSIEKRGIEQPQTEQVIRGAREGFIEDLEANLSLLRRRLQTADFKTVINPIGRRTASRVALCYLDGIANPGLIEEVMKRLSDIDIDGVIESGYLEQFMEEYPLSPFPQIQNTERPDKTTSALLEGRAAILVDGSPFALLVPALFNQFFQTIDDYSERFIIAGLIRFIRVAALFFSLFFPSLYVSVISFNPELIPTNFAVAISGGRAGVPFPAVLEVLIMEISMEVLREATIRMPQMVGGALSIVGVLVIGQAAVSAGLASPITVVIVALTTVGSFATPAYNAAISLRMLRFPLVILAGTFGLYGVMAGTIMIINHLLYLESFGVPYMTPFVFGKWRDFKDTVIRAPLWWIKKRPSFLNTPDMTKLRQGTTKQMWDRIFSQKGEWYESHPAPDHDTPGDERHH; from the coding sequence ATGGGCAGCTGGACACAACAATACGAGGCTTACAAAAAGAAGCAGTCCGGCAACCGGCCAGGCCTCCCAGGGCTAGGTGGGCCGGAAGGCGATAGCAGCCATGCGCAGAAACAACCGATCAGTCCTGTTCTTCAGGACAATCTGGACATGCTGCAATCCTTGCTCGGCGATAATGGGGATTTCGTCATCCGTTCGTTTCAGCTCTTCGGCCGGCATGAGGCGGCGCTGACGTTCTATTCCTCCATCGTCGACAAAGCCAATCTGCTGGAGCATCTGTTGAAGCCGCTAATGCGCGAGACCTGGCCCGCAGAGCAGGACGAAGACGGCCCAAGTGAGCTGATGGAACTGATTTGGAGCCGGGTCACCCAACTGACCAGGGCTTCCACAATCAAGAGTCTCCCCGAATTGCTGACTGCGTTGTCCCAGGGCTGCGTCGTCCTGCTGGCCGGCACAGCTACAGAGGGACTTGCGTTCGATTTGCGGAGCATCGAGAAGCGCGGAATCGAGCAGCCGCAGACCGAGCAAGTAATCCGCGGCGCCCGGGAAGGGTTTATTGAGGACCTGGAGGCCAATCTGTCGCTGCTCCGGCGGCGTCTGCAGACCGCCGATTTCAAAACCGTCATCAATCCGATCGGCCGGCGGACGGCTTCCCGGGTTGCCCTCTGTTATCTGGACGGTATTGCAAACCCGGGTTTGATCGAAGAAGTGATGAAGAGGCTGTCCGACATCGACATAGACGGCGTCATTGAATCGGGATATCTGGAACAGTTCATGGAGGAATATCCGCTGTCTCCGTTCCCCCAGATCCAGAATACGGAGCGTCCCGACAAGACAACCTCCGCTCTGCTGGAAGGAAGAGCCGCTATCCTCGTGGACGGATCTCCGTTCGCCCTGCTCGTCCCGGCGCTGTTCAACCAATTCTTCCAGACGATAGACGATTATTCGGAACGCTTCATCATCGCAGGTCTGATCCGGTTCATCCGTGTTGCTGCCTTATTCTTCTCCTTGTTCTTCCCATCGCTCTATGTCTCCGTCATTTCGTTTAATCCGGAGCTGATTCCCACGAATTTCGCCGTAGCCATTTCAGGAGGCAGGGCCGGCGTACCTTTTCCGGCGGTTCTGGAAGTGCTGATCATGGAAATTTCAATGGAAGTGCTGCGGGAGGCAACCATCCGTATGCCGCAGATGGTCGGCGGAGCATTGTCCATTGTCGGGGTGCTGGTTATTGGCCAAGCCGCCGTCTCAGCCGGACTGGCCAGTCCCATCACCGTGGTCATCGTCGCGCTGACCACGGTCGGCTCCTTCGCCACCCCGGCCTATAACGCGGCCATCTCGCTCCGCATGCTGAGGTTCCCGCTTGTCATTCTGGCCGGAACATTCGGGCTGTATGGCGTAATGGCCGGCACCATTATGATTATTAACCATCTGCTGTACCTGGAATCGTTCGGCGTGCCTTACATGACACCGTTCGTCTTCGGCAAATGGCGGGATTTCAAGGATACGGTTATCCGGGCGCCGTTGTGGTGGATTAAGAAACGGCCCAGCTTTCTGAACACTCCGGACATGACCAAGCTCCGCCAAGGTACAACCAAGCAGATGTGGGACCGAATCTTCAGCCAGAAAGGTGAATGGTATGAGTCACATCCCGCGCCAGATCACGACACTCCGGGCGACGAGCGTCATCATTAG
- a CDS encoding oleate hydratase → MRQDYEGRQVYLVGGGIASLAAAAFLVRDCDFPGSGIHVIEELHILGGSNDGAGSEEHGYVIRGGRMLNDETYENLWDLLASIPSLDHPEISVREEITAFDNANPTHSRARLVNAAGEIINSSSMGFDMADRLAMGKLILTPEDKMGTAHINDWFAPHFFETNFWYMWATTFAFQPWHSAVELKRYMIRFMHEFPRIHTLEGVTRTPYNQYDSVILPLKKYLEKQSVDFSLKCTVTDLDFKEGEGITVTGIHVLKGDVKDRIAVGDRDLVIVTNGSMTESSSLGSMTAPPVLNGKGSSWELWDRLAAKKPGLGNPSPFDDHIDGSKWESFTVTFSDSVFFDLMEKFSGNRAGTGALVTFKDSSWLMSIVLAYQPHFRNQPEHVRVFWGYGLNVDKEGDFVKKKMSECTGEEIMTELIGHLHFGQHRDTIMATANCIPCMMPFITSQFMPRALGDRPKVVPDGSTNLAMVGQFCEIPEDVVFTEEYSVRAARIAVYKLLGINKPVAPVHHYQYDVRTLVSSLATSLH, encoded by the coding sequence ATGAGACAGGATTATGAAGGCAGACAGGTTTATCTGGTAGGCGGCGGAATCGCATCACTTGCGGCTGCCGCTTTTCTCGTTCGGGATTGCGATTTTCCGGGAAGCGGCATTCATGTCATCGAAGAGCTGCACATTCTTGGAGGAAGCAACGACGGTGCAGGCAGTGAGGAACATGGCTATGTTATTCGCGGCGGACGGATGCTCAATGACGAGACTTACGAAAATCTGTGGGACCTGCTTGCCTCCATCCCTTCGCTCGATCATCCGGAAATATCGGTCCGCGAGGAGATCACCGCCTTCGACAATGCCAACCCTACGCATTCCAGGGCCAGACTGGTGAACGCTGCCGGAGAGATCATCAATTCGTCTTCGATGGGCTTCGATATGGCCGACCGGCTTGCCATGGGCAAGCTTATCCTGACTCCCGAGGACAAAATGGGCACAGCCCACATTAACGACTGGTTCGCGCCGCATTTCTTCGAGACGAATTTCTGGTACATGTGGGCGACGACCTTCGCCTTCCAGCCCTGGCACAGCGCCGTCGAGCTGAAACGTTATATGATCCGCTTTATGCATGAATTCCCGAGAATTCACACCCTCGAAGGAGTCACGCGGACGCCTTACAATCAATATGACTCCGTCATTTTGCCGCTAAAAAAATATCTGGAGAAGCAATCTGTCGATTTCTCCCTGAAATGCACCGTGACCGATCTTGATTTCAAGGAGGGCGAAGGCATTACCGTAACGGGCATACATGTGCTGAAAGGCGACGTCAAGGACAGAATTGCGGTCGGGGACAGAGACCTCGTTATCGTAACGAACGGCTCCATGACCGAAAGCTCCAGTCTGGGCTCCATGACTGCCCCTCCCGTCCTGAACGGCAAGGGAAGCTCATGGGAGCTGTGGGACCGCCTTGCTGCGAAGAAGCCAGGGCTTGGCAATCCGTCTCCGTTCGATGACCATATCGACGGCTCCAAGTGGGAGTCATTTACCGTGACGTTCAGCGACTCGGTCTTCTTCGACCTGATGGAGAAATTCTCAGGGAACCGCGCGGGAACGGGCGCTCTCGTTACGTTCAAGGATTCGTCCTGGCTGATGTCCATCGTGCTGGCCTATCAGCCGCATTTCCGCAATCAGCCGGAGCATGTGCGGGTATTCTGGGGCTACGGCCTCAATGTCGATAAAGAAGGCGACTTCGTGAAGAAGAAAATGTCGGAGTGCACCGGGGAAGAGATTATGACCGAGCTGATCGGACATCTGCATTTCGGGCAGCACCGAGACACCATCATGGCGACGGCGAACTGCATTCCGTGCATGATGCCTTTCATCACCTCGCAGTTCATGCCAAGGGCGCTGGGCGACCGGCCCAAGGTTGTGCCGGACGGCTCGACGAATCTCGCGATGGTGGGCCAATTCTGCGAAATTCCCGAGGATGTTGTGTTCACCGAGGAATACTCGGTGCGCGCCGCAAGAATCGCAGTCTATAAGCTGCTGGGAATCAACAAGCCGGTGGCGCCGGTTCATCATTACCAGTACGACGTGCGAACGCTCGTGTCGAGTCTGGCTACCTCCCTGCACTGA
- a CDS encoding HAD family hydrolase, with the protein MESNGNRAVFFDLDDTLYDHLVPFRDAAKEVLNLDGISPDMAELFHRVRHHSDLLWPKYLNGELGLEETRVRRLELAFEEFGIFLTREQASRVQEAYIGRQYSIEMIEGVLPQLMRFIERGDVVGIITNGPKDHQMGKIRGLGVDKLIPSERIFISDAVGIAKPDPEIFAHVNRKTGTAPENSLYIGDTWHNDVVGALDAGWKVCWYNPRGREPGTGHTPTHVFRNYREFAELSLF; encoded by the coding sequence GTGGAGAGTAACGGTAACCGTGCTGTGTTCTTTGACCTGGACGATACGCTGTACGATCATCTCGTTCCGTTCCGGGACGCGGCGAAAGAGGTGCTGAACCTGGACGGAATAAGCCCCGACATGGCGGAGCTGTTTCACCGGGTAAGGCATCACAGCGATCTGCTGTGGCCGAAATATTTGAACGGGGAGCTTGGCCTTGAGGAGACGAGGGTTCGCAGGCTGGAGCTTGCGTTTGAGGAATTCGGGATCTTCCTGACCCGGGAGCAGGCAAGTCGAGTGCAGGAGGCATACATTGGACGCCAGTACAGCATCGAGATGATCGAAGGCGTGCTTCCGCAGCTCATGCGGTTCATTGAGCGGGGGGATGTCGTGGGCATCATCACGAACGGACCGAAAGATCACCAGATGGGCAAAATCCGCGGACTTGGCGTGGACAAGCTCATCCCATCCGAGCGAATCTTCATTTCCGACGCCGTCGGCATTGCGAAGCCCGATCCGGAAATCTTCGCTCACGTCAACCGGAAGACGGGAACGGCGCCGGAGAACAGCCTGTACATCGGGGATACCTGGCATAACGACGTCGTCGGCGCGCTGGATGCGGGCTGGAAAGTATGCTGGTACAATCCGCGCGGACGGGAACCGGGAACGGGACATACCCCGACGCATGTGTTCCGGAATTACCGGGAATTCGCGGAGCTTTCACTGTTCTAA
- a CDS encoding GNAT family N-acetyltransferase codes for MGLYTVVKAGLKDLDSIVPLFDSYRTYYGQTSDPEKERRFLEERLRLKESVIFLALQGNTEGAGESKRKAAGFAQLYPSFSSLTMERLWILNDLFIEEEARGTGAGTLLLEEVRRYALETGSKGLTLETHPDNIAAQSLYVKNGYVKDDEFDCYQLFF; via the coding sequence ATGGGATTGTACACGGTTGTAAAGGCGGGGCTGAAGGATCTGGACTCTATCGTTCCGCTGTTTGATTCATACCGGACCTATTACGGGCAAACATCCGATCCGGAGAAAGAGCGGAGGTTTCTGGAGGAACGGCTGCGCCTGAAGGAATCGGTCATCTTCCTGGCACTTCAGGGGAATACGGAGGGCGCCGGGGAGAGCAAGCGGAAGGCGGCGGGCTTCGCACAGCTGTATCCGTCCTTCTCTTCCCTTACGATGGAGAGGCTGTGGATTCTGAACGATCTGTTCATCGAGGAGGAAGCGCGGGGAACGGGCGCAGGCACCCTGCTGCTGGAGGAAGTCCGGCGCTATGCGCTTGAGACGGGCAGCAAAGGACTGACGCTGGAGACACATCCGGACAATATCGCCGCGCAGAGTCTGTACGTGAAGAACGGTTATGTCAAAGATGACGAGTTTGACTGCTATCAGCTTTTTTTCTAA
- a CDS encoding GerAB/ArcD/ProY family transporter translates to MSHIPRQITTLRATSVIISTVIGVNILSFPRYMANAGGSGAPLVAIGGTALAFVGLLPAVLLCQRFPRENLFLFSRRLIGRVPADLLTAIVCLLFLVVTALTARQFGEVALIVLFRKTPIEAVILILLLLCLFASRRGVIKFAQIHFFYLPLIILPLAGIILASLRDIDHLNLLPVISGNVHSFFKGSVASSSLYQSSFIFILLVPFMKRPRRTLGVMSAAVGTIGVLYALIAASVVGMFGAEETKLLFYPTLEAARSTSIGGNVLERLDALFIIIWVFSVFTSAYSTFYLSAYSLRTLLSLRDQRSACSFLLPVVFLLSLVPKNIFETYSAAYSMALANLYIMIYPLVLYVVAVVRKKRGTPQ, encoded by the coding sequence ATGAGTCACATCCCGCGCCAGATCACGACACTCCGGGCGACGAGCGTCATCATTAGCACCGTAATCGGAGTCAACATCCTCAGCTTCCCCCGATATATGGCCAATGCCGGGGGAAGCGGCGCTCCACTGGTCGCCATAGGAGGAACCGCTCTCGCCTTTGTCGGCCTGCTTCCCGCCGTACTGCTCTGCCAGCGGTTTCCGAGAGAGAATCTCTTTCTCTTCAGCCGCAGGCTGATCGGTCGGGTCCCGGCGGATCTGCTTACGGCTATCGTCTGTCTTCTCTTTCTCGTGGTCACTGCACTGACCGCCCGGCAGTTCGGGGAGGTCGCGCTGATCGTGCTGTTCCGGAAGACGCCTATCGAGGCCGTAATTCTCATTCTGCTCCTGCTCTGTCTCTTCGCTTCCCGGAGAGGTGTGATCAAGTTCGCCCAGATTCATTTTTTCTATCTGCCGCTGATTATTCTTCCTTTGGCGGGGATCATTCTTGCCTCTCTCCGCGATATTGATCACCTCAATCTGCTGCCGGTCATAAGCGGGAACGTCCATAGCTTCTTCAAGGGATCAGTGGCTTCCAGCAGCCTGTACCAGAGCTCGTTCATCTTCATTCTCCTGGTCCCGTTCATGAAGCGTCCCCGGCGTACCCTCGGCGTCATGTCGGCCGCAGTGGGCACTATCGGTGTCCTGTATGCGCTGATTGCCGCATCAGTCGTCGGAATGTTCGGCGCCGAAGAGACAAAGCTTCTGTTCTATCCGACGCTGGAGGCCGCCCGATCTACCAGCATAGGCGGCAATGTGCTGGAGCGGCTGGATGCCCTATTCATCATCATATGGGTATTTTCCGTCTTCACCTCCGCATACAGCACGTTCTATTTGTCTGCCTATTCGCTTCGGACACTATTATCGCTGCGGGATCAGCGGTCGGCATGCAGCTTTCTTCTGCCGGTAGTCTTCCTGCTCTCCCTTGTTCCCAAGAACATTTTCGAAACCTACAGCGCCGCCTACAGTATGGCACTTGCCAATCTGTACATCATGATCTACCCTCTTGTTCTTTATGTTGTGGCTGTTGTCCGCAAAAAAAGGGGAACACCCCAATGA
- a CDS encoding GNAT family N-acetyltransferase, which produces MPLQLRELELQEDRDLYAMAREIGPGENGFVNTLYTSGYPRFVRLLPVLRDYASGIGLPPGQPPQTLYVLYDGQRPVGYGKLRHRLTNSLRVTGGHIGYCIRPSERRKGYGSALLAEVLEQAAGIGITRALLTCNEDNLGSRRVIEKNGGRLAELENRYCRYWIDLAAEQPSSRLG; this is translated from the coding sequence ATGCCGCTGCAGCTGCGGGAGCTTGAACTCCAGGAGGACAGAGATCTCTATGCCATGGCCCGCGAAATCGGGCCTGGTGAGAACGGCTTCGTCAATACGCTGTACACCTCGGGTTACCCGAGGTTTGTTAGGCTGCTGCCGGTGCTGCGGGATTATGCCAGCGGAATCGGCCTGCCGCCGGGCCAACCGCCCCAGACGCTGTATGTGCTGTACGACGGGCAGCGGCCTGTCGGCTATGGCAAGCTCCGCCACAGGCTGACGAATTCTCTCCGCGTGACCGGCGGACATATCGGATACTGCATCCGTCCCTCGGAGCGGAGGAAGGGCTACGGCTCGGCGCTGCTTGCCGAAGTGCTGGAGCAGGCTGCCGGAATCGGCATTACCCGGGCGCTCCTCACATGCAACGAGGACAATCTTGGTTCGCGGAGAGTGATCGAGAAGAACGGCGGCAGACTGGCCGAGCTTGAGAACCGGTACTGCCGCTACTGGATCGATCTGGCTGCGGAGCAGCCTTCCTCCCGGCTCGGATAA
- a CDS encoding Ger(x)C family spore germination protein, producing the protein MSRNMWKLAVTGFLFVVLSLLLTGCWDEQSIEERALVLGLAIDEVQDTNTKAELKTTHLDNQPGQYMLHITAQIAVPGRVPLGPGSEGGGDSGNPVWVVSADGHSLDDCLNNLQQKLAEPRYLIHLRIIVISEDFARHGLDEINDYLRRNPEVRRRTWLLVTGQKAENFMKVQPPLQRVPTLYILSMMDRAVESGKFPQDFIGDFWSAESKWGRDGFLPYVSIRNKENITIDGLAYFSRDKLAGTTQPLDIGAYMAFQGIDPGGYSVLFKTGKYGDVMSRTISRHSKKRTVIRNGKPHVICDIDLEGDLDEHYNTSKPIRTSADLHALEKEFEQDTEQILRLLFQQTQKDRSDIFGIGECVRAHHQSYWKKNVHSKWDWEELYPTVSLELRIRLTIRRVGLKDT; encoded by the coding sequence ATGAGCAGGAACATGTGGAAGCTGGCCGTAACGGGGTTTCTCTTTGTCGTTCTTTCCCTCCTGCTAACCGGGTGCTGGGACGAGCAGAGCATCGAAGAACGCGCCCTGGTGCTTGGACTTGCGATCGATGAGGTACAGGACACGAACACCAAAGCCGAACTGAAGACGACGCATCTCGACAACCAGCCGGGTCAGTATATGCTGCATATCACAGCCCAGATCGCCGTTCCCGGCAGGGTTCCGCTCGGTCCGGGCTCTGAAGGAGGCGGCGACAGCGGGAATCCGGTATGGGTTGTCAGTGCCGACGGACATTCGCTGGACGACTGCCTAAATAATCTTCAGCAAAAACTGGCCGAGCCCCGGTATCTGATCCATCTTCGGATTATAGTCATCAGCGAGGATTTCGCCCGGCACGGGCTGGATGAGATTAATGATTATCTTCGCCGCAATCCGGAAGTCCGACGCAGAACGTGGCTGCTCGTTACGGGCCAGAAAGCCGAGAACTTCATGAAGGTCCAGCCTCCTCTGCAGCGCGTGCCTACCCTGTATATTTTGTCGATGATGGACCGAGCCGTCGAGAGCGGGAAATTTCCGCAGGATTTCATCGGAGACTTCTGGTCTGCGGAATCCAAATGGGGCCGGGACGGCTTTCTGCCCTACGTCTCGATCCGCAACAAAGAAAATATTACCATCGACGGACTGGCCTACTTCAGCAGAGACAAACTGGCCGGGACGACACAGCCGCTCGACATCGGCGCCTACATGGCTTTTCAGGGAATCGACCCCGGCGGATATTCCGTACTGTTCAAGACGGGTAAATACGGTGATGTGATGAGCCGCACCATTTCCCGGCATTCGAAGAAACGAACCGTAATCCGGAACGGGAAGCCGCATGTGATCTGCGACATCGATCTGGAAGGCGATTTGGACGAGCACTATAACACAAGCAAGCCAATCCGTACATCGGCCGATCTTCATGCACTCGAGAAGGAATTCGAGCAGGACACGGAACAAATTCTGCGCCTGCTGTTCCAGCAGACTCAAAAGGACCGGTCCGATATTTTTGGCATAGGCGAATGCGTAAGGGCGCATCACCAGTCTTACTGGAAGAAGAATGTGCACAGCAAATGGGACTGGGAGGAACTGTATCCGACTGTAAGTCTCGAGTTACGCATCAGACTGACAATACGCCGAGTGGGGCTCAAAGATACGTAA
- a CDS encoding CLC_0170 family protein, giving the protein MFRMLFFTSAISAFSALLLLTVDREYYRVNGMTREHKASAILSWIQIAACLVFLLMVWVLHY; this is encoded by the coding sequence ATGTTTCGTATGCTTTTTTTCACATCGGCTATATCCGCATTCTCCGCCCTGTTGCTTCTCACAGTGGACAGAGAATACTACAGGGTTAACGGCATGACCCGGGAACACAAAGCCTCCGCCATCCTCTCCTGGATTCAAATTGCGGCATGCCTAGTCTTCCTTCTCATGGTGTGGGTTCTTCACTATTGA
- a CDS encoding FAD:protein FMN transferase, producing MFKNKKAALLLAALVIVIAAGVGTWLFASSKDKESAETTPAAGETKSLSQQFYIYDTVVNIKIFGDKVSQQNMDDIQAILERMDMEFSRTRKGGEVYRINEAAGKSAVKVSDETMDAVKKSVEYAKEMDGLFDPTIGPLVDLWNIGNGGDHVPPQAEIDKAKALTNYKDVIIDEQAKTVKLARTGMVLDLGGIGKGYAADMIAEYLKKQGLNSAMINLGGSSIIGLGHKPNGAQWNIGLQDPDQSRGTQLGTIQINDEVIDASGVYERFFMQDGVRYHHILDPRTGFPAQNGLKSLTIMSPNATDADALSTGVFLMGMDDGLKFLEALPEKVEGFFITDDNKIYATPGIKKRLVLTDPTYSFGN from the coding sequence ATGTTCAAGAACAAAAAGGCAGCTCTGCTCCTGGCCGCGCTTGTGATCGTGATTGCGGCGGGCGTCGGAACATGGCTGTTTGCAAGCAGTAAGGACAAAGAGTCAGCGGAAACAACCCCGGCCGCCGGAGAGACCAAATCGCTCTCGCAGCAGTTCTACATTTACGATACTGTAGTCAACATCAAGATTTTCGGCGACAAGGTATCCCAGCAAAATATGGACGATATCCAGGCTATCCTGGAACGTATGGATATGGAGTTCAGCCGGACCAGAAAAGGCGGTGAAGTATACCGCATCAACGAGGCTGCCGGCAAGTCTGCCGTGAAGGTATCGGATGAAACGATGGATGCCGTGAAGAAATCCGTTGAATACGCCAAGGAAATGGACGGGCTGTTCGACCCGACCATCGGCCCGCTGGTCGACCTGTGGAACATCGGCAACGGCGGCGATCATGTTCCGCCCCAGGCCGAGATCGACAAGGCCAAGGCATTGACCAACTACAAGGACGTGATCATTGACGAGCAGGCGAAGACAGTCAAGCTCGCGCGGACAGGCATGGTTCTTGATCTCGGCGGGATCGGCAAGGGCTATGCCGCCGACATGATCGCCGAATATTTGAAGAAGCAAGGGCTGAACAGCGCCATGATCAATCTGGGCGGCAGCAGCATTATCGGGCTCGGTCACAAGCCGAACGGAGCGCAGTGGAACATCGGGCTGCAGGACCCGGACCAGAGCCGCGGCACACAGCTCGGCACGATCCAGATCAACGACGAGGTCATCGACGCCTCCGGTGTGTATGAGCGCTTCTTCATGCAGGACGGCGTGCGGTATCACCATATTCTTGATCCCCGCACCGGATTCCCGGCCCAGAACGGCCTGAAGAGTCTGACCATCATGAGCCCGAATGCGACCGACGCGGACGCCCTGTCGACCGGCGTGTTCCTGATGGGCATGGATGACGGGCTCAAATTCCTGGAGGCTCTCCCGGAGAAGGTCGAAGGCTTCTTCATCACCGACGACAACAAGATTTATGCGACGCCGGGCATCAAGAAACGGCTCGTGCTGACCGACCCTACGTACAGCTTCGGCAACTGA
- a CDS encoding DsbA family oxidoreductase, translating into MKIEVWSDFACPFCYIGKRKLEHALSQFEGQGSVEVVYRSFELDPNAPVSESRDIHQVLADKYGMSYDQAKTMNAQLAEQASGAGLDFQFDSIKPTNTFDAHRLSHLAAARGLATPMTERLLKAYFTDGVNLGDHEVLASLAAEVGLEEAETASLLESDAYAEDVRADIGTAAGLGVTGVPFFVFNNKYAISGAQPGPVFTEVLETVWSEEQKQPELKVISSSQTSGDGCADGSCSL; encoded by the coding sequence ATGAAAATAGAAGTATGGTCTGATTTTGCCTGTCCGTTCTGCTATATTGGCAAAAGAAAGCTGGAGCATGCGCTTAGCCAGTTCGAAGGGCAAGGCAGTGTGGAGGTGGTGTACCGGAGCTTCGAGCTTGATCCGAATGCGCCTGTAAGCGAGAGCCGGGACATTCACCAGGTGCTTGCGGACAAATACGGCATGTCCTACGATCAGGCCAAGACGATGAACGCACAGCTTGCGGAGCAAGCGTCGGGCGCGGGCCTTGATTTCCAATTCGATTCGATTAAGCCCACCAATACATTTGACGCTCACCGTCTGAGCCATTTGGCGGCAGCACGCGGTCTGGCAACCCCAATGACGGAGCGGCTGCTGAAGGCTTACTTCACCGACGGTGTGAACCTGGGCGACCATGAAGTGCTGGCGTCGCTGGCCGCCGAAGTTGGCCTGGAGGAAGCCGAGACCGCGTCGCTGCTGGAGTCTGACGCGTACGCGGAAGACGTCCGGGCCGATATCGGCACAGCCGCCGGGCTTGGCGTAACCGGTGTGCCATTCTTCGTCTTCAACAATAAATATGCGATCTCCGGCGCCCAGCCGGGACCGGTATTCACCGAGGTGCTGGAGACGGTATGGTCCGAAGAGCAGAAGCAGCCGGAGCTTAAAGTCATAAGCTCGTCTCAGACCAGCGGCGACGGCTGCGCGGACGGTTCCTGCAGCCTGTAA